The window ATAAAATTAGAAGGTGGAAAAAATATATCTGAAATAATTTATAATCTTACAATTAGATCAATTCCTGTATGTGCTCATATTGGTTTAACACCACAATCAATTAATTTATTAGGAAAATATAAAGTACAAGGACGAAAAAAAAAAGAAGAAGAACAAATTTTATCTGATGCATTATCTATAGAAAGTTCAGGAGCAAAACTTTTAGTTTTAGAATGTGTACCAATAAATTTAGCTAAAAAAATTACAAATATTTTAAAAATTCCTGTTATTGGAATTGGATCTGGATCTTTTACTGATGGTCAAATATTAGTAATGCAAGATTTTTTAGGAATAAGTGGAAAAAATACTCCATCTTTTAGTAAAAGTTTTCTTAAAAAAAATTATGATATTTCTTCAGCTGTAACTTCATATATTAAAGAAGTTGAAAATTGTATTTTCCCATCAAAAAAAGAAAGTTTTTTATAAAAAAAGAGAATTATTATGTATATAATTAGAGATCCTAAAATTTTATATAATAAAGTAAAAAAAATTCATAAAAAAAATAATACTATAGCTCTCATACCAACTATGGGAAATTTACATTTAGGTCATATTAAATTAATAGAAGTTGGACAAAAAAATGCTGATAAAGTTATAGTAAGTATTTTTGTTAATCCTATGCAATTTAAAAATTTAAATGATTCTAAAAAATATCCTAGATCTTTAAAAGAAGATTTTAAAAAATTAAAATTAAATAATGTAGATATAGTTTTTTGTCCTAGATTAAAAAAAATGTATTTGAATAATTTTATTGATCAAATTTTTGTAAATATACCATCTTCATATAATATTCTTGAAAGTAAAAATAGACCATATCATTTTAAAGGAGTTATGACTATTGTTAGTAAATTATTTAATATAATTTCACCTGAAATAGCATGTTTTGGTAAAAAAGATTTTCAACAATTATTTTTTATTAAAAAATTAGTTATTCAAATGAATTATAATATTCAAATTCTAGGTGTTCCTATAGTTCGAGATAATGATGGATTAGCATTGAGCTCTCGTAATATACTTCTTAATTCTAAAGAACGTAAAATAGCTCCTGAGATTTATAAAACTATAAAATGGATTTCTAAAAAAATAAATAAAAACAATTTAAAAAATAATAATTTCTTAAAAAAAGCATATAAGAATCTTGTTAAACATGGATTTAAAATTGATATATTAACAATTAGAGATTCAAAAACTTTAAATAAAAAATTAACGAAAAAAACGTCTAGCATAATTATACTATGTAGTGCTTGGATTGGAAAAGTTAGATTAATTGATAATTTAGAAATGTTATTAAAAAATTAAATTTATATATAAATTTAATAAAAAATTTACCACCATTCATGATAATGATGAATTGGTCCAATACCTTTACCTACATTTAATTTATTTGAATTTATTATAGATTTTTCTATCCATTTTTTAGATGATATAATTGCTTTAGACCAATTATTAAAATTTAATATATTAACAGCAATAGCAGAAGAAAAACTACATCCTGTTCCATGAGTATTATTACTTTTAATACGTGGACTATTAAAACGAATTTTTTTATTTTTTGTAATAAACCAATCTGGACTTGATTTTTTAGATTTTAAATGTCCTCCTTTCATAATTACTGCTTTACAACCTAATTTAATTAATTTTTTTCCTTGATCTATCATTTCTTTTTCATTTTTAGCAACAGAACATTCTAATATAATAGATGATTCAATTAAATTCGGAGTTATTACAGAAACAATTGGAAATAATATTTTTTTTAATAAATTTATTGAATCTTTTTTTAATAAATAATGTCCACTTTTAGATAATATAACTGTATCTAATATTAATATAGGAATATTAAATTTTTTAATTTTTTCATATAATGAATAAATTATATCACTATTTCCTAACATTCCAATTTTTATACTATTAATTGATAAATCTGTTAGTACAGAATTTAATTGAGATGAAAAACAATTTGTACTTACTGGAAAAATAGATTGTACTCCTTGCGTATTTTGTGCAACAAGAGAAGTTATAACTGAAGCTCCATATGAACCTAATGCAGAAAATGTTTTTATATCTGCTTGAATTCCAGCTCCTCCACTAGGATCTGATCCAGCTATAGTTAAAACATTAAATATTTTTTTCATTATTTTTCCAAATTAAAATATTTTTTTTTAAATAAATTTTTTAAAGTTTAAAATATTTTTTTTTAAATAAATTTTTTAAAGTTTAAAATATTTTTTTTTAAATAAATTTTTTAAAGTTTAAAATATTTTTTTTTAAATAAATTTTTATAATAAAAAACTTTAAAAAAATTATAATATTTTATATTAATAACATTAATATTAAAAAATTAATAGTATATTTGTAATATAAAGTATATATTATATAAGTTTTTTATAAATTAAAAATTTTAATAAAAATAATATTTAATAATTTTTAAAAATCATTCTTTAAATATATTAAATATTTTATAAAAAATATTTTTTATAAAAATATATAAATTAGTTTTAATAATTAAAATTTAAAAAAAAATTTATATATTTTTATAAAAAAAAATATTTTAATTTAATAAATAATATTTTTAATTAAAAAATATTTTACACATATTAGTATAATGTATATTATATAACTTGCCAAGTTTTTATCTTTTAGATATCGATAATAAAAATAAAAGCTCTATTATAGATAGAGCACAGGGTAGCTTAAAGAAAAATATTTTTCTTTAGAACGCAAAAAACCCTGATAGTCATATATCTTGGCAGATCATCTATCAGGGTTATGCGAATCACTTTCAAAGGTTAGATCCAATATGGATGTTAACTCAATGAAAATTAGCTTGCAAGTGTCTTAGTACACTTTAATCAAAAAATCTGCCATAAGTATAGGTAATAGTGACTAATAAAAAATTTAAAATTCACTATAAAAATAAAAAAATAGTACATCCAAATAAGTGTTATGTGAAAAATCCTAACCCAAAATTTGTGCTGCCTTCTAATTATGCAACTCCTCCGCGTATAATTATTGCAATGAGAAAAGCAGCACGAGAAAATAAACCTTCAATACATCCAATATGGAGAACACAATATAGGTATCATGGAATTACAGGAAAACTTTTACTTGATAAAAAATCAATTAATTTACATAGAAAAAGAGCTATAGATGCTATTGCTGAATGTATAGCTGCTCATGTTAATATTATTACATGTAAAGTTCATGCAACTGTTTCTAAAATTTCTGATACATGTGGTTTAACAACTTATAATAATCAAAATATACCTAGTTATAGTCGCGCTAGTAGGGCTCTTACCGAGCATTTTGAAGCAATTGGTGTAATACAATGTGAAAGAATATGGGATAGTATTGGAGGATCATATATACCTAATATTATTTATATAACTGAGTTATTTTTTGAATTAATTGGATATGAATTAGGAAAATTTAAATCTGCTCAAAACCAACAACTTGCATGGGAAAATAAAAAATTAAAAAATAAAGGTGAAAATCCAATTTCTCTTAATGAAGCACGTAGAAGAGTTAAA is drawn from Sodalis-like secondary symbiont of Drepanosiphum platanoidis and contains these coding sequences:
- the panB gene encoding 3-methyl-2-oxobutanoate hydroxymethyltransferase; the encoded protein is MITISDLIEWKNKKKFAVLTAYDSTFSKLFFQKGIKVMLVGDSLGMTIQGHNSTIPVTIKDMEYHTKCVRRGAPKCLLLSDLPFMSYFNKEQAYINASILMRAGANIIKLEGGKNISEIIYNLTIRSIPVCAHIGLTPQSINLLGKYKVQGRKKKEEEQILSDALSIESSGAKLLVLECVPINLAKKITNILKIPVIGIGSGSFTDGQILVMQDFLGISGKNTPSFSKSFLKKNYDISSAVTSYIKEVENCIFPSKKESFL
- the panC gene encoding pantoate--beta-alanine ligase, with translation MYIIRDPKILYNKVKKIHKKNNTIALIPTMGNLHLGHIKLIEVGQKNADKVIVSIFVNPMQFKNLNDSKKYPRSLKEDFKKLKLNNVDIVFCPRLKKMYLNNFIDQIFVNIPSSYNILESKNRPYHFKGVMTIVSKLFNIISPEIACFGKKDFQQLFFIKKLVIQMNYNIQILGVPIVRDNDGLALSSRNILLNSKERKIAPEIYKTIKWISKKINKNNLKNNNFLKKAYKNLVKHGFKIDILTIRDSKTLNKKLTKKTSSIIILCSAWIGKVRLIDNLEMLLKN
- the thiD gene encoding bifunctional hydroxymethylpyrimidine kinase/phosphomethylpyrimidine kinase, encoding MKKIFNVLTIAGSDPSGGAGIQADIKTFSALGSYGASVITSLVAQNTQGVQSIFPVSTNCFSSQLNSVLTDLSINSIKIGMLGNSDIIYSLYEKIKKFNIPILILDTVILSKSGHYLLKKDSINLLKKILFPIVSVITPNLIESSIILECSVAKNEKEMIDQGKKLIKLGCKAVIMKGGHLKSKKSSPDWFITKNKKIRFNSPRIKSNNTHGTGCSFSSAIAVNILNFNNWSKAIISSKKWIEKSIINSNKLNVGKGIGPIHHYHEWW
- the repA gene encoding plasmid replication initiator RepA; translation: MTNKKFKIHYKNKKIVHPNKCYVKNPNPKFVLPSNYATPPRIIIAMRKAARENKPSIHPIWRTQYRYHGITGKLLLDKKSINLHRKRAIDAIAECIAAHVNIITCKVHATVSKISDTCGLTTYNNQNIPSYSRASRALTEHFEAIGVIQCERIWDSIGGSYIPNIIYITELFFELIGYELGKFKSAQNQQLAWENKKLKNKGENPISLNEARRRVKKIHIQAAMSYRHKNIENKKRKKHAKRIALLTQQEAKYQIQKNLIKMFTKEELGLMGLIKFKKLVDKHYFKIKKLAITPSPPPLKFNKL